The genomic interval ACCATGGCGGCCATCGCCCCGAGGAACACCAGCACGACGCCGTCGCGCAGCCGGTCCAGCTCCCGGCGGAAACCGGTCCGCCGCAACAGCGCGTACGCGCAGAGGGGCGCGAGCGTGTTGCCCGCCGCCACGACGAGCGTGGACGGCGTCACCGTACCGCCCAGCATGCCCACGACGACCAGCGAGCCGACCGCGATCCCGGGCCAGACGCGTAATCCGTCGTACAGCAGGCAGCCCAGCGCGATCCCGGTCGGCGGCCACAGCGGCGTCACCACCGCGCCATGGACGGTCAGCTCCCGCAGCAGGCCCAGCCGGGCCGCCCCGTAGTAGACGGCGGCGACGCCCACGACACGCAGGACCGCCACCAGGTACCGGCGGTTCCTCTCGCTGTGGATCACGCCTCTCATCAGACACCGGCCCGAGGCGGACGGCGGTGTGACACGCACGGGCGGCCGGGGTCCGCCTCACCCTCCGCCGGAGCCGGGGCCCCCGTGGCGCAGCACGAGCACCGCCGCGTCGTCCTGGTGCCCCGTGCGCTCGGCGGAGCCCATGACCGCGTCGGCCAGCGCGTCCGCGTCCTCGGCCACCCGGGAACGTACGAGCCGCACCACCTCGTCCAGCCCTTCGTCCAGGGAGTACGAGGGACCCTCGACCACCCCGTCGGTCAGCAGCACGAACGCCCCCTCGCCGCCGAGCGAGCGCGTGGTGACCGGATACTCCTCGCCCGACTGCACCCCGAGCGGCAGCCCGCCCTCGTCGTCCGTGGTGCCGGCCCGGCCGTCGGCGGTGGACCAGACGGCGGCCACATGACCGGCCCGGGCACTGCGCAGCTCCCGGGTCGCGGGGTCGAGACGTACGAAGGTGCAGGTGGCGAGCAGTCCGGTGTCGGCGGCGAGCAACAGGTCGTTGGTACGGCTCATGACCTCGCCCGGATCATCGGCCGTGAGCGCGAAGGCGCGCATCGCGATCCTGGTCTGGCCCATGAAGGCGGCGGCCTCCACATCGTGCCCCTGGACGTCCCCCACGGCGAAGGCCAGCGCCCCGTCGGGGAGCACGAACCCGTCGTACCAGTCGCCGCCGATGTCCAGGCCGCTGCGCGCCGGGGCGTACCGGGCGGCGGACCGCAGCCCCGGCGCCGAGGGCAGGCCGGGGGGCAGCATCTCGCGCTGGATCGCCTCGGCCAGCTCCACCCTGGCCTGGTGCAGCTCCACCTCGCGGCGGGCCCGGGAGGTGAGGTCGTGGAGGGTGGTGAGCAGTTCGTCGGAGCTGGCCGACCGGGAAGGACGACGCCGGTTCATGGGCCGCTCCGCGGGGACGGGTGGGATGGCGGGCCGGGTCCCTGCATCCTATTTCGGCGGGGGCCGGGCGCAGGCCGGGCGGGCGGCGGCGGCCGGTCGGGTGGATGCTGGAAGTGGACCCGTGCGTCGGCCCGCGCCCGCCGGCCGGTGCGGGCCGGGAGGTATGCGATGAACCGCACGCTGGAATGGACGGTGCGCGTCGAGCTCTCCGAGGAGGGCGGGACGACCAAGGCGGAAGCGGTGCTGGACACGGGCACCGCGAGGCTCACCGGCCAGGGGATCGCCCGGCTGAGCCCCCAGGACCCCGACGTCCCCACGATCGGCGACGAGGTCGCGGCGAGCCGCGCGATGCACGACGTCGCCGGACAGCTGATGAGCGTGGCCGACCGCGCCATCGGCGAGGCCGGTGCCGGCCGCCAGGACGGCCCGGTGCCACCGCCCTACGCCTGGTCGGACGCCACGGCCTGAGCACACGGCGAGCGCATCCCGCCCGGCGTTCGAAGGAACATCCGTGCGCCCGTTCCGGCGGTAACGGAACGGGCGTTCAACAGGGCTCGCGGTCTGTTTGTTACGCACCCGCAGGCCCCGCGCGCAGAGCCGCCGGCGGGGCGCCGTGCCATGTCGCCCGCACGGACGACCCCGTCAATCCGGCACCGTACGGCTGGTTGCAGCGGACAGGAATTGACAGGTACCCGTAGCTTTCCCTACATGCCGACTACAGCCGTGTGTGACGGAAATGTCCGCACTTCGTAACACGCCCCGATGCCGTTCCCGCACGGCCGCCGACGGGTCCAAGGTGTGGCTCCCGGCAGGACGCCGGGAACGTTGAACCGCCCGGACCCCACCGGTCCGGGCCTGCACCTGAGGGGTCTTCATGTCCCGTTCCGCACGGCGGATCACCGCCGCCGTCCTCGCTTCCGGCGCACTGGTCGCAGCCGCCGCCCTCCCCGCGGTCGCCGACGGTCGCGACCACGGCCGTGACCACGGCCGGGGCCACCACGCCCCGCGTTCGGCCGTCGTCCTGGGCAAGGTCCAGTACGACAGCCCCGGTCGCGACAACGGCTCGAACCGGAGCCTGAACGGTGAGTGGGTCACCGTCACCAACACCGGGCGGCACACGGTGAACCTGCGCGGCTGGACGCTCAGCGACGAGAGCCACCGCACCTACAAGTTCGACCTGCGCCTGCCCGGCCGCTCCTCGGTGCGCGTCCACACCGGCGTCGGCCGCGACACCCGCCACGACGTCTACCAGGACCGGCGCAGCTACGTCTGGGACAACAGCGACACGGCCACCCTGCGCGACGCGCACGGCCACAAGGTCGACTCCAAGTCCTGGGGGCACCGCCACCACGGTCCCCGCCGCTGACCCACCGGCGGCACCTCGCGGCGCACTCCGGCCCACCGGCCGGGGTGCGCCGCACCCGTATGCCCGTCAGGAGTCGTCGTCCCGGAGGTCCTGCTCCGTCCACAGCGCCTTGCCGTTCGTGCTGTAGCGGGTGCCCCAGTGGTTGGCGAGCTGCGACACGATGAACAGGCCCCGCCCGCCCTCGTCGACCGTCCGGGCGTGCCGCAGATGCGGGGCGACCGGGCTGGTGTCGTGCACCTCGCAGGTCAGCGCGCGGTCCAGCAGCAGCCGCAGTTGCAGGGGCGGCGTCCCGTAGCGGACCGCGTTGGTGATCAGCTCGCTGACGATCAGCTCGGTCGCCTCGATGGTGTCCTCGTCCAGCTCCCAGCCCTCCAGCCGGTCCCTGACCAGGGTGCGGGCGACCGCCGGGGTGGTCCGGTCGTGGGCCAGCTCCCAGGTCGCCACCCGGTCCGGCGGCACCACGCCCGTCCGGGCGAGCAGCAGGGCGGCCCCGTCCGGATCGGCCTCGGCCGGCAGGTTGTACACGATCGCGTCGCACAGGTCCCGCAGCGGGCGCTCCGGAAAGGCCAGGGCCTCCCGCACCCCATCCACCGACCGCTCCTCGGGCAGCAGCGAACCGGTGAGGAACGCCAGCACACTGCCCTCGTCCAGCCGCACCGAGCCCGTCGCGAAGGGCGCGCTGTCCGTCGAGAAGAGCGCCGGCCCCTCCGGCACGTCCAGCACCAGCGGACGCCCGTCCGGCCCGACGGCCACCGGCGCCGGATGCCCGGCCCGCGCCACCGTGCACAGCTGCGTGAACGGGTCGTAGACCGCGTACAGGCAGGTCGCGGTCAGCGGCTGGCGGTGCAGCGAGTCCCCGGGCGGCAGCGACCGCCGCTCCTCGACCAGCCGGTCCGCCGTGTCGTTGAGCCGGGCCAGCACCTCGTCGGGCTCCAGGTCGAGCCCGGCCAGCGCGTGGATGACGGTGCGCAGCTGCCCCATGGTGATGGCGGTCTGCAACCCGTGTCCGGCGACATTGCCGATGATGAGGGCCGTCCGGGCGCCGGAGAGCCCGATCGTGTCGAACCAGCAGCCGCTGTTGCGCCCCGGCAGCAGGACGTGCGCGGTCTCGATCGCGACCCGGTCGCCCTCGTGCTGGGGGAGCAGCCGGCGCTGGACGGTCGAGGCGATCACATGCTCGCGGGCGAAGCGCAGCGCGTTCTCGATGCTCAGCGCCGCGTG from Streptomyces drozdowiczii carries:
- a CDS encoding PP2C family protein-serine/threonine phosphatase, translated to MNRRRPSRSASSDELLTTLHDLTSRARREVELHQARVELAEAIQREMLPPGLPSAPGLRSAARYAPARSGLDIGGDWYDGFVLPDGALAFAVGDVQGHDVEAAAFMGQTRIAMRAFALTADDPGEVMSRTNDLLLAADTGLLATCTFVRLDPATRELRSARAGHVAAVWSTADGRAGTTDDEGGLPLGVQSGEEYPVTTRSLGGEGAFVLLTDGVVEGPSYSLDEGLDEVVRLVRSRVAEDADALADAVMGSAERTGHQDDAAVLVLRHGGPGSGGG
- a CDS encoding DUF1876 domain-containing protein; this translates as MNRTLEWTVRVELSEEGGTTKAEAVLDTGTARLTGQGIARLSPQDPDVPTIGDEVAASRAMHDVAGQLMSVADRAIGEAGAGRQDGPVPPPYAWSDATA
- a CDS encoding lamin tail domain-containing protein codes for the protein MSRSARRITAAVLASGALVAAAALPAVADGRDHGRDHGRGHHAPRSAVVLGKVQYDSPGRDNGSNRSLNGEWVTVTNTGRHTVNLRGWTLSDESHRTYKFDLRLPGRSSVRVHTGVGRDTRHDVYQDRRSYVWDNSDTATLRDAHGHKVDSKSWGHRHHGPRR